The Acanthopagrus latus isolate v.2019 chromosome 6, fAcaLat1.1, whole genome shotgun sequence genome includes a region encoding these proteins:
- the rdh5 gene encoding retinol dehydrogenase 5 has protein sequence MDTQFVYDLLGENVWLYISGTLVALWILVWLYRDSLEIEDITDKYVFVTGCDSGFGNLLCKKLDRKGFRVLAGCLTEKGADDLKRVAGPYLKTVLLDVTSLDSVQKAMEWTKKEVGEKGLWGVVNNAGRSLPMGPSEWMKVEDYHSTLKVNMNGVIAMTMTFLPLIKKARGRIVNVASVLGRVAANGGGYCISKFAVESFSDCLRRDISYFGINVCIIEPGFFKTAVTSLDPIERELHRLWDQLTPEVQASYGDKYLDKYIKVQRLIMGAVCDSDLSKVTNCMEHALTAAYPRTRYSAGWDAKLIWIPLSYMPSCVVDIGLKLVLPRPSKSV, from the exons ATGGATACACAGTTCGTCTACGACCTTTTAGG ggAAAATGTTTGGTTGTACATCAGCGGCACCCTCGTGGCTCTATGGATTCTCGTGTGGCTGTACAGAGACAGCCTAGAGATCGAGGACATCACGGATAAGTACGTCTTTGTGACCGGCTGCGACTCTGGGTTTGGAAACCTGCTGTGTAAGAAGCTCGATCGCAAAGGTTTCCGCGTGCTGGCCGGCTGTCTCACAGAAAAGGGGGCCGATGACCTGAAGAGGGTGGCGGGGCCTTATTTGAAGACCGTCCTGCTGGATGTGACCAGTCTGGATAGCGTCCAGAAAGCCATGGAGTGGACCAAGAAGGAGGTCGGCGAGAAAG GACTTTGGGGTGTTGTGAACAACGCCGGACGCTCTTTACCCATGGGCCCTTCAGAGTGGATGAAGGTGGAGGATTACCACAGCACGCTGAAAGTCAACATGAACGGAGTGATTGCCATGACGATGACCTTCCTGCCCCTCATCAAAAAGGCACGAGGCCGCATCGTGAACGTCGCATCAGTGCTGGGCAGGGTGGCAGCGAACGGCGGTGGATATTGCATCTCCAAGTTTGCGGTGGAGTCTTTCTCCGACTGCCTCAG GAGGGATATAAGCTACTTTGGAATTAACGTGTGCATCATTGAGCCGGGCTTCTTCAAGACCGCAGTGACGAGCCTCGATCCCATCGAGAGGGAGCTGCATCGCCTGTGGGACCAGCTCACCCCTGAGGTGCAAGCCAGCTATGGAGACAAGTACCTTGATAAGT ACATCAAGGTCCAGCGTTTGATCATGGGTGCTGTCTGCGACTCTGACCTCAGCAAAGTGACTAACTGCATGGAGCACGCTCTGACGGCTGCCTACCCACGCACCAGATACAGTGCCGGCTGGGATGCCAAGCTTATCTGGATCCCCCTGTCTTACATGCCGTCCTGTGTGGTTGATATTGGGCTGAAGCTGGTGCTGCCTCGCCCTTCAAAGAGCGTGTAG
- the bloc1s1 gene encoding biogenesis of lysosome-related organelles complex 1 subunit 1 translates to MLSRLLKEHQAKQNERKELQERRRREAIAAATCLTEALVDHLNVGVAQAYVNQRKLDHEVKTLQVQASQFSKQTAQWISMVEGFNQALKEIGDVENWARSIEMDMRTIASALEYVHKGQLQSASS, encoded by the exons ATGTTGTCTCGTTTACTGAAGGAGCACCAGGCGAAGCAAAATGAGCGAAAGGAGCTGCAGG AGAGACGCAGGCGTGAAGCCATTGCTGCAGCCACCTGTCTGACAGAAGCCCTGGTAGACCACCTCAATGTTGG AGTTGCCCAGGCATATGTAAACCAGCGTAAGCTCGACCATGAGGTGAAGACTCTCCAGGTGCAAGCGAGCCAGTTCTCCAAACAAACTGCCCAGTGGATCAGTATGGTGGAGGGTTTCAATCAGGCCCTAAAG GAAATTGGGGATGTGGAGAACTGGGCCCGCAGCATTGAGATGGACATGAGGACTATCGCATCAGCTCTGGAGTATGTGCACAAGGGTCAACTTCAGTCTGCCTCCTCATAA
- the itcha gene encoding itchy E3 ubiquitin protein ligase a, which translates to MKAQLQVTVLSAKLKENKKNWFGPSPYVEVAVDGQSKRTEKCNNTHSPKWKQALTVIVTPVSKLIFRVWSHQTLKADILLGMATLEISETLKANDLKLCEVVQTLQLCSDRDPRDVVGDLSVCLDGMQVDPEAFATAEKEHATVPNGNARQNGDTGNRSSRDTSPSSDSEEWVIVPNGHAVNGTGSPSRSPGDSNASRPPRPARPPPATPRRPAASPTSSSSSSPSELSEGPASDGSSQASASGCSNQQDDSGTGAAAAVVAAAAAAAAATAAAAGSSQTASGPKPGTSATAAVPTTTPRIAPMANGPLPPGWEQRVDQNGRVYYVDHIEKRTTWDRPEPLPTGWERRVDPMGRVYYVDHITRTTTWQRPTQESVRNYEEWQHQRSQLQGAMQQFNQRFIYGLQDQLAATANKEFDPLGPLPHGWEKRTDTNGRVYFVHHPTRTTQWEDPRTQGLLNDKPLPEGWEMRFTVDGIPYFVDHNRRTTTYIDPRTGKSSLENGPQITYVRDFKAKVQYFRFWCQQLSMPQHIKINVSRKTLFEDSFQQIMSFHPQDLRRRLWIIFPGEEGLDYGGVAREWFFLLSHEVLNPMYCLFEYAGKDNYCLQINPASYINPDHLKYFKFIGRFIAMALFHGKFIDTGFSLPFYKRILNKPLALKDLESIDPEFYNSLIWIKDNNIEECGLEMFFSVDKEILGEVTTHELKPDGGNVQVTEENKEEYIRLVAEWRLSRGVEEQTQAFFEGFNEVLPQQYLQYFDAKELEVMLCGMQEIDLVDWQRNTIYRHYARSSKQILWFWQFVKEMDNEKRMRLLQFVTGTCRLPVGGFADLMGSNGPQKFCIEKVGKENWLPRSHTCFNRLDLPPYKSYEQLKEKLMFAIEETEGFGQE; encoded by the exons ATGAAGGCTCAATTACAAGTCACAG TTCTTTCAGCCaagctgaaggaaaacaaaaagaactgGTTTGGTCCCAGTCCGTATGTTGAGGTAGCAGTGGATGGCCAGTCAAAGAGGACGGAGAAGTGTAACAATACACACAGTCCCAAATGGAAGCAGGCTCTCACTGT AATTGTGACTCCAGTCAGCAAGCTGATCTTTCGTGTCTGGAGCCACCAGACACTGAAAGCAGACATCCTGTTGGGAATGGCCACTCTGGAGATCAGTGAGACCCTTAAGGCTAATGACTTAAAAC TATGTGAGGTGGTGCAGACGCTGCAGCTGTGCTCCGACAGAGACCCCCGGGATGTTGTTGGTgacctgtcagtctgtctggaTGGCATGCAGGTAGACCCAGAAGCCTTCGCcacagcagagaaagaacaTG CTACTGTTCCAAATGGAAATGCAAGACAAAATGGAGACACTGGCAACAG GTCAAGCAGAGACACGTCTCCCTCCAGCGACTCAGAGGAGTGGGTTATCGTACCTAATGGTCATGCTGTCAATGGAACGGGATCTCCTTCACGATCTCCAGGAGACTCAAACGCCTCACGTCCTCCCAGACCAGCCCGACCTCCTCCTGCTACACCACGCCGACCAGCAGCCTCACCAA CCTCTTCTAGCAGTTCCTCCCCCAGTGAGCTGAGTGAGGGTCCGGCTTCAGATGGCTCCTCTCAGGCTTCAGCCAGTGGGTGTTCAAATCAGCAGGATGACTCAGgcacaggagcagcagcagcagtggtggcagcagcagcagcagcagcagcagcaacagcagcagcggcaggcTCTTCACAGACAGCAAGTGGCCCCAAACCAGGGACCtcagctacagcagcagtgcCCACAACAACCCCCAGAATCGCACCCATGGCCAATGGCCCTTTACCACCAGG GTGGGAGCAAAGGGTGGACCAGAATGGACGAGTTTACTATGTTGATCACATTGAGAAAAGGACAACCTGGGACAGACCTGAGCCTCTGCCCACAGG GTGGGAGCGCAGGGTGGACCCGATGGGTAGGGTGTACTACGTGGACCACATAACCCGAACTACGACATGGCAACGCCCCACACAGGAGTCAGTGCGTAACTATGAGGAGTGGCAGCACCAGCGCAGCCAGCTGCAGGGAGCTATGCAGCAATTCAACCAGAGGTTCATTTATGGG cTCCAAGACCAGTTGGCAGCCACAGCCAACAAGGAGTTTGATCCACTGGGCCCCCTGCCACATGGTTGGG agAAAAGAACAGACACCAACGGCAGAGTGTATTTTGTTCACCACCCTACTCGGACAACACAGTGGGAGGACCCCCGGACGCAAGG GCTGCTGAATGATAAACCCCTACCAGAGGGTTGGGAGATGAGGTTCACTGTGGATGGTATTCCCTACTTTGTAGACCACAACCGGCGAACCACAACCTACATCGACCCTCGCACAGGGAAGTCTTCACT TGAGAATGGGCCACAGATAACCTATGTCAGGGACTTCAAAGCCAAAGTGCAATACTTCAGGTTCTGGTGTCAG cAACTGTCGATGCCTCAGCACATTAAGATTAACGTCTCCCGTAAAACCTTGTTTGAGGACTCATTCCAACAG ATCATGAGCTTCCACCCACAAGATCTGAGGCGGAGACTGTGGATCATTTTTCCAGGAGAGGAAGGCTTGGACTACGGGGGTGTGGCCAG agaaTGGTTCTTCTTGCTCTCTCATGAGGTGCTCAACCCAATGTACTGTTTGTTTGAGTATGCTGGGAAGGACAACTACTGTCTGCAGATCAACCCTGCCTCCTACATCAACCCTGATCACCTGAAGTACTTCAAGTTCATTGGACGCTTCATTGCTATG GCTTTATTCCACGGCAAGTTCATCGACACGGGTTTCTCCCTCCCCTTCTACAAGCGTATTCTGAACAAACCTCTGGCTCTGAAAGACCTCGAGTCCATAGATCCAGAGTTTTACAACTCACTCATCTGGATCAA GGATAATAACATAGAAGAGTGTGGGCTGGAGATGTTCTTCTCCGTTGACAAGGAGATTCTGGGCGAGGTGACCACCCACGAGCTGAAACCAGACGGAGGGAATGTCCAAGTAACGGAGGAAAACAAGGAGGAATACATCAG GCTAGTAGCAGAGTGGAGGCTGTCCAGAGGTGTGGAGGAGCAGACTCAAGCATTCTTCGAAGGCTTCAATGAAGTTTTGCCTCAGCAATACCTGCAATACTTTGACGCTAAGGAATTAGAG GTGATGCTGTGCGGGATGCAGGAGATAGACCTGGTGGActggcagagaaacacaatcTACAGGCATTATGCCCGGAGCAGTAAACAGATCCTGTGGTTCTGGCAG TTTGTCAAGGAGATGGACAACGAGAAGAGGATGAgactgctgcagtttgtcacaGGAACCTGTCGTCTTCCTGTGGGCGGCTTCGCAGACCTGATGG GAAGCAATGGACCACAAAAGTTCTGCATTGAAAAAGTAGGCAAAGAGAACTGGCTTCCACGAAGCCACACATG CTTTAATCGTCTGGACCTCCCTCCTTACAAGAGCTacgagcagctgaaggagaagcTCATGTTCGCTATAGAAGAGACAGAAGGTTTTGGGCAGGAGTGA
- the pxmp4 gene encoding peroxisomal membrane protein 4, with amino-acid sequence MAGPDPLKTLLYTVNNLLQQEKYKAALAVLKGFRNGAVYGAKIRAPHALVMTFLFRSGSLKDKLRAILKATYTHSRNLACFVFTYKGLQAVQERIQGKSLQSHSFLAACVGGWLVFGDNNNINSQINMYLLSRILFALSRLAVEKGFIAQPKRDPFPLFATLVWGIVLWLFEYYPHTLQPSLQSSMNYLYHDSNVWHDISDFLVYNKPRTAAQN; translated from the exons ATGGCAGGTCCTGATCCGTTAAAAACTCTTCTGTACACTGTCAAtaatctgctgcagcaggagaagtATAAAGCGGCTTTGGCAGTGCTGAAAGGATTCAGAAATGGCGCCGT ATATGGGGCCAAAATCAGAGCACCACATGCCTTGGTGATGACATTTCTATTCAGAAGTGGCAG TCTGAAGGACAAGCTCAGAGCCATTTTAAAGGCCACATACACCCACTCTCGCAACCTGGCGTGCTTTGTGTTCACATACAAAGGACTGCAAGCCGTACAGGAGAGGATCCAGGGGAAGAGTTTGCAGTCTCACTCCTTTCTGGCCGCCTGTGTCGGAGGATGGTTGGTGTTTGGagataacaacaacatcaataGTCAG ATCAACATGTACCTGCTGTCCAGGATCCTGTTTGCGCTGTCTCGGCTGGCTGTGGAGAAGGGATTTATCGCCCAGCCTAAACGCGACCCTTTCCCACTGTTCGCCACGCTGGTGTGGGGCATTGTGTTGTGGCTGTTTGAGTATTACCCACACACCCTCCAGCCCTCCCTGCAGTCCTCAATGAACTACCTCTACCATGACAGCAATGTGTGGCATGACATCTCAGACTTCCTCGTCTACAATAAGCCACGGACTGCTGCTCAGAATTGA